In Drosophila santomea strain STO CAGO 1482 chromosome 2L, Prin_Dsan_1.1, whole genome shotgun sequence, a single window of DNA contains:
- the LOC120454278 gene encoding aldehyde dehydrogenase, dimeric NADP-preferring isoform X2 yields MFDNAIKPHPEVNGVPLNGADRPITTVINIEPEPEIESPIGIFTSQPERQQQPELQSESDRMANFDDTLQRARLAFSSGKTRNVNFRRKQLENLLRCYEEHENEIISALEADLRRPKQESLIVETEFMKNDIKHILFHLDEWVQSEKPSKSFVNLMDDVQIYNDPFGVVLVIGAWNYPLQLLLVPVASAIAAGNCVVIKPSEIAANCAKFIADVIPKYLDNDCYPVVCGGPSETAELLNQRFDYIFYTGSTRVGKIIHAAANKHLTPTTLELGGKSPCYIDKSVELRTAVKRILWGKLINCGQTCIAPDYILCSKEVQEKFIAEAKDVLKEWYGENIQSSPDLSRVINANNFQRLLGLMKSGRVAVGGNYDASERYIDPTILVDVKESDPIMEEEIFGPILPIFNVESAYDAIKFINAREKPLVIYVFSNSNKLVKEFRSNTTSGGFCSNETIMHCGVDVLPFGGVGMSGMGSYHGKYGFETFTHKKSCLGKDLSAFGEKLASARYPPYSDRKGSLLSFLLRKRRPLPNLHLSHVLAIGLGVGLTVLANYYLQVRKGKLLSK; encoded by the exons ATGTTTGACAATGCGATTAAACCTCATCCGGAGGTCAATGGAGTTCCATTAAACG GAGCAGATCGGCCGATAACAACCGTCATTAATATAG aaccagaaccagaaatCGAAAGTCCAATTGGGATCTTCACATCACAACCGgaaaggcaacaacaacccGAACTCCAATCCGAATCCGACAGAATGGCCAATTTCGACGAT ACATTGCAACGCGCCCGCCTCGCCTTTTCCAGTGGAAAGACCAGGAACGTCAACTTTCG ACGCAAGCAGCTGGAGAATCTGCTGCGTTGCTATGAGGAGCACGAGAACGAGATCATCAGCGCCTTGGAGGCGGATCTGCGGCGTCCCAAGCAGGAGAGTCTCATCGTGGAGACCGAGTTTATGAAGAACGACATCAAGCACATCCTATTCCACCTCGACGAGTGGGTGCAGTCGGAAAAG CCCTCCAAGTCGTTTGTGAACCTAATGGACGACGTGCAGATCTACAATGACCCCTTCGGAGTTGTCCTTGTGATCGGCGCCTGGAATTAcccactgcagctgctgctggtgccCGTGGCTTCCGCCATCGCCGCCGGAAACTGTGTGGTGATCAAGCCCAGCGAGATTGCTGCTAACTGCGCCAAGTTCATTGCCGATGTCATTCCAAAATATTTGGATAAT GATTGCTATCCAGTTGTCTGCGGTGGCCCCAGCGAAACCGCGGAGCTGCTTAACCAGCGTTTCGACTACATCTTCTACACGGGCTCCACGCGCGTAGGCAAGATCATCCACGCTGCGGCCAACAAGCACTTGACCCCCACCACCTTGGAGCTGGGTGGCAAAAG CCCCTGCTACATTGACAAATCGGTGGAGCTGCGCACTGCGGTCAAGCGCATCCTGTGGGGCAAGCTGATTAACTGTGGACAGACTTGCATCGCTCCGGACTACATCCTCTGCTCCAAGGAGGTGCAGGAGAAGTTCATCGCGGAGGCCAAGGACGTGCTGAAGGAGTGGTACGGCGAAAATATCCAAAGCAGTCCCGATCTTAGCCGCGTGATCAACGCCAACAACTTCCA GCGCCTTCTTGGCCTGATGAAGTCTGGCCGCGTGGCCGTTGGTGGTAACTACGATGCCAGCGAGCGTTACATCGACCCCACCATCTTGGTGGACGTGAAGGAGAGCGACCCCATCATGGAGGAGGAGATCTTCGGTCCTATCTTGCCCATCTTCAACGTGGAGAGTGCCTACGACGCCATCAAGTTCATCAATGCCAG AGAAAAGCCACTTGTAATTTACGTGTTCTCCAACTCGAATAAGCTAGTTAAGGAGTTCAGGAGCAACACCACTAGCGGCGGATTCTGCAGCAACGAAACCATAATGCACTGTGGAG TTGATGTGCTGCCTTTCGGAGGCGTTGGCATGAGTGGCATGGGCAGCTATCACGGAAAATACGGCTTCGAGACCTTCACACACAAAAAGTCTTGCCTGGGCAAGGATTTATCCGCGTTTGGCGAGAAGTTGGCATC AGCTCGCTACCCACCGTACTCGGACCGCAAGGGATCGCTGCTCTCCTTCCTGCTGCGCAAGCGCCGTCCGCTGCCCAACCTGCATCTGAGCCACGTGCTGGCCATCGGACTGGGAGTCGGATTGACGGTGCTGGCCAACTACTACCTACAGGTAAGGAAG GGCAAGTTGCTGTCGAAGTAA
- the LOC120454278 gene encoding aldehyde dehydrogenase, dimeric NADP-preferring isoform X1 yields MFDNAIKPHPEVNGVPLNGADRPITTVINIEPEPEIESPIGIFTSQPERQQQPELQSESDRMANFDDTLQRARLAFSSGKTRNVNFRRKQLENLLRCYEEHENEIISALEADLRRPKQESLIVETEFMKNDIKHILFHLDEWVQSEKPSKSFVNLMDDVQIYNDPFGVVLVIGAWNYPLQLLLVPVASAIAAGNCVVIKPSEIAANCAKFIADVIPKYLDNDCYPVVCGGPSETAELLNQRFDYIFYTGSTRVGKIIHAAANKHLTPTTLELGGKSPCYIDKSVELRTAVKRILWGKLINCGQTCIAPDYILCSKEVQEKFIAEAKDVLKEWYGENIQSSPDLSRVINANNFQRLLGLMKSGRVAVGGNYDASERYIDPTILVDVKESDPIMEEEIFGPILPIFNVESAYDAIKFINARESPLVLYIFTSETEVQNLFINGTQSGGLCVNDTIMHYAVDVLPFGGVGMSGMGSYHGKYGFETFTHKKSCLGKDLSAFGEKLASARYPPYSDRKGSLLSFLLRKRRPLPNLHLSHVLAIGLGVGLTVLANYYLQVRKGKLLSK; encoded by the exons ATGTTTGACAATGCGATTAAACCTCATCCGGAGGTCAATGGAGTTCCATTAAACG GAGCAGATCGGCCGATAACAACCGTCATTAATATAG aaccagaaccagaaatCGAAAGTCCAATTGGGATCTTCACATCACAACCGgaaaggcaacaacaacccGAACTCCAATCCGAATCCGACAGAATGGCCAATTTCGACGAT ACATTGCAACGCGCCCGCCTCGCCTTTTCCAGTGGAAAGACCAGGAACGTCAACTTTCG ACGCAAGCAGCTGGAGAATCTGCTGCGTTGCTATGAGGAGCACGAGAACGAGATCATCAGCGCCTTGGAGGCGGATCTGCGGCGTCCCAAGCAGGAGAGTCTCATCGTGGAGACCGAGTTTATGAAGAACGACATCAAGCACATCCTATTCCACCTCGACGAGTGGGTGCAGTCGGAAAAG CCCTCCAAGTCGTTTGTGAACCTAATGGACGACGTGCAGATCTACAATGACCCCTTCGGAGTTGTCCTTGTGATCGGCGCCTGGAATTAcccactgcagctgctgctggtgccCGTGGCTTCCGCCATCGCCGCCGGAAACTGTGTGGTGATCAAGCCCAGCGAGATTGCTGCTAACTGCGCCAAGTTCATTGCCGATGTCATTCCAAAATATTTGGATAAT GATTGCTATCCAGTTGTCTGCGGTGGCCCCAGCGAAACCGCGGAGCTGCTTAACCAGCGTTTCGACTACATCTTCTACACGGGCTCCACGCGCGTAGGCAAGATCATCCACGCTGCGGCCAACAAGCACTTGACCCCCACCACCTTGGAGCTGGGTGGCAAAAG CCCCTGCTACATTGACAAATCGGTGGAGCTGCGCACTGCGGTCAAGCGCATCCTGTGGGGCAAGCTGATTAACTGTGGACAGACTTGCATCGCTCCGGACTACATCCTCTGCTCCAAGGAGGTGCAGGAGAAGTTCATCGCGGAGGCCAAGGACGTGCTGAAGGAGTGGTACGGCGAAAATATCCAAAGCAGTCCCGATCTTAGCCGCGTGATCAACGCCAACAACTTCCA GCGCCTTCTTGGCCTGATGAAGTCTGGCCGCGTGGCCGTTGGTGGTAACTACGATGCCAGCGAGCGTTACATCGACCCCACCATCTTGGTGGACGTGAAGGAGAGCGACCCCATCATGGAGGAGGAGATCTTCGGTCCTATCTTGCCCATCTTCAACGTGGAGAGTGCCTACGACGCCATCAAGTTCATCAATGCCAG AGAGAGTCCACTTGTCCTGTATATTTTCACATCGGAAACAGAGGTTCAGAATCTGTTCATAAACGGCACCCAGTCGGGCGGACTGTGCGTGAACGACACGATAATGCATTATGCCG TTGATGTGCTGCCTTTCGGAGGCGTTGGCATGAGTGGCATGGGCAGCTATCACGGAAAATACGGCTTCGAGACCTTCACACACAAAAAGTCTTGCCTGGGCAAGGATTTATCCGCGTTTGGCGAGAAGTTGGCATC AGCTCGCTACCCACCGTACTCGGACCGCAAGGGATCGCTGCTCTCCTTCCTGCTGCGCAAGCGCCGTCCGCTGCCCAACCTGCATCTGAGCCACGTGCTGGCCATCGGACTGGGAGTCGGATTGACGGTGCTGGCCAACTACTACCTACAGGTAAGGAAG GGCAAGTTGCTGTCGAAGTAA
- the LOC120454278 gene encoding aldehyde dehydrogenase, dimeric NADP-preferring isoform X5, translating to MFDNAIKPHPEVNGVPLNGADRPITTVINIEPEPEIESPIGIFTSQPERQQQPELQSESDRMANFDDTLQRARLAFSSGKTRNVNFRRKQLENLLRCYEEHENEIISALEADLRRPKQESLIVETEFMKNDIKHILFHLDEWVQSEKPSKSFVNLMDDVQIYNDPFGVVLVIGAWNYPLQLLLVPVASAIAAGNCVVIKPSEIAANCAKFIADVIPKYLDNDCYPVVCGGPSETAELLNQRFDYIFYTGSTRVGKIIHAAANKHLTPTTLELGGKSPCYIDKSVELRTAVKRILWGKLINCGQTCIAPDYILCSKEVQEKFIAEAKDVLKEWYGENIQSSPDLSRVINANNFQRLLGLMKSGRVAVGGNYDASERYIDPTILVDVKESDPIMEEEIFGPILPIFNVESAYDAIKFINAREKPLVIYVFSNSNKLVKEFRSNTTSGGFCSNETIMHCGVDVLPFGGVGMSGMGSYHGKYGFETFTHKKSCLGKDLSAFGEKLASARYPPYSDRKGSLLSFLLRKRRPLPNLHLSHVLAIGLGVGLTVLANYYLQKSSTD from the exons ATGTTTGACAATGCGATTAAACCTCATCCGGAGGTCAATGGAGTTCCATTAAACG GAGCAGATCGGCCGATAACAACCGTCATTAATATAG aaccagaaccagaaatCGAAAGTCCAATTGGGATCTTCACATCACAACCGgaaaggcaacaacaacccGAACTCCAATCCGAATCCGACAGAATGGCCAATTTCGACGAT ACATTGCAACGCGCCCGCCTCGCCTTTTCCAGTGGAAAGACCAGGAACGTCAACTTTCG ACGCAAGCAGCTGGAGAATCTGCTGCGTTGCTATGAGGAGCACGAGAACGAGATCATCAGCGCCTTGGAGGCGGATCTGCGGCGTCCCAAGCAGGAGAGTCTCATCGTGGAGACCGAGTTTATGAAGAACGACATCAAGCACATCCTATTCCACCTCGACGAGTGGGTGCAGTCGGAAAAG CCCTCCAAGTCGTTTGTGAACCTAATGGACGACGTGCAGATCTACAATGACCCCTTCGGAGTTGTCCTTGTGATCGGCGCCTGGAATTAcccactgcagctgctgctggtgccCGTGGCTTCCGCCATCGCCGCCGGAAACTGTGTGGTGATCAAGCCCAGCGAGATTGCTGCTAACTGCGCCAAGTTCATTGCCGATGTCATTCCAAAATATTTGGATAAT GATTGCTATCCAGTTGTCTGCGGTGGCCCCAGCGAAACCGCGGAGCTGCTTAACCAGCGTTTCGACTACATCTTCTACACGGGCTCCACGCGCGTAGGCAAGATCATCCACGCTGCGGCCAACAAGCACTTGACCCCCACCACCTTGGAGCTGGGTGGCAAAAG CCCCTGCTACATTGACAAATCGGTGGAGCTGCGCACTGCGGTCAAGCGCATCCTGTGGGGCAAGCTGATTAACTGTGGACAGACTTGCATCGCTCCGGACTACATCCTCTGCTCCAAGGAGGTGCAGGAGAAGTTCATCGCGGAGGCCAAGGACGTGCTGAAGGAGTGGTACGGCGAAAATATCCAAAGCAGTCCCGATCTTAGCCGCGTGATCAACGCCAACAACTTCCA GCGCCTTCTTGGCCTGATGAAGTCTGGCCGCGTGGCCGTTGGTGGTAACTACGATGCCAGCGAGCGTTACATCGACCCCACCATCTTGGTGGACGTGAAGGAGAGCGACCCCATCATGGAGGAGGAGATCTTCGGTCCTATCTTGCCCATCTTCAACGTGGAGAGTGCCTACGACGCCATCAAGTTCATCAATGCCAG AGAAAAGCCACTTGTAATTTACGTGTTCTCCAACTCGAATAAGCTAGTTAAGGAGTTCAGGAGCAACACCACTAGCGGCGGATTCTGCAGCAACGAAACCATAATGCACTGTGGAG TTGATGTGCTGCCTTTCGGAGGCGTTGGCATGAGTGGCATGGGCAGCTATCACGGAAAATACGGCTTCGAGACCTTCACACACAAAAAGTCTTGCCTGGGCAAGGATTTATCCGCGTTTGGCGAGAAGTTGGCATC AGCTCGCTACCCACCGTACTCGGACCGCAAGGGATCGCTGCTCTCCTTCCTGCTGCGCAAGCGCCGTCCGCTGCCCAACCTGCATCTGAGCCACGTGCTGGCCATCGGACTGGGAGTCGGATTGACGGTGCTGGCCAACTACTACCTACAG AAAAGCTCAACTGATTAA
- the LOC120454278 gene encoding aldehyde dehydrogenase, dimeric NADP-preferring isoform X7: MANFDDTLQRARLAFSSGKTRNVNFRRKQLENLLRCYEEHENEIISALEADLRRPKQESLIVETEFMKNDIKHILFHLDEWVQSEKPSKSFVNLMDDVQIYNDPFGVVLVIGAWNYPLQLLLVPVASAIAAGNCVVIKPSEIAANCAKFIADVIPKYLDNDCYPVVCGGPSETAELLNQRFDYIFYTGSTRVGKIIHAAANKHLTPTTLELGGKSPCYIDKSVELRTAVKRILWGKLINCGQTCIAPDYILCSKEVQEKFIAEAKDVLKEWYGENIQSSPDLSRVINANNFQRLLGLMKSGRVAVGGNYDASERYIDPTILVDVKESDPIMEEEIFGPILPIFNVESAYDAIKFINAREKPLVIYVFSNSNKLVKEFRSNTTSGGFCSNETIMHCGVDVLPFGGVGMSGMGSYHGKYGFETFTHKKSCLGKDLSAFGEKLASARYPPYSDRKGSLLSFLLRKRRPLPNLHLSHVLAIGLGVGLTVLANYYLQVRKGKLLSK, translated from the exons ATGGCCAATTTCGACGAT ACATTGCAACGCGCCCGCCTCGCCTTTTCCAGTGGAAAGACCAGGAACGTCAACTTTCG ACGCAAGCAGCTGGAGAATCTGCTGCGTTGCTATGAGGAGCACGAGAACGAGATCATCAGCGCCTTGGAGGCGGATCTGCGGCGTCCCAAGCAGGAGAGTCTCATCGTGGAGACCGAGTTTATGAAGAACGACATCAAGCACATCCTATTCCACCTCGACGAGTGGGTGCAGTCGGAAAAG CCCTCCAAGTCGTTTGTGAACCTAATGGACGACGTGCAGATCTACAATGACCCCTTCGGAGTTGTCCTTGTGATCGGCGCCTGGAATTAcccactgcagctgctgctggtgccCGTGGCTTCCGCCATCGCCGCCGGAAACTGTGTGGTGATCAAGCCCAGCGAGATTGCTGCTAACTGCGCCAAGTTCATTGCCGATGTCATTCCAAAATATTTGGATAAT GATTGCTATCCAGTTGTCTGCGGTGGCCCCAGCGAAACCGCGGAGCTGCTTAACCAGCGTTTCGACTACATCTTCTACACGGGCTCCACGCGCGTAGGCAAGATCATCCACGCTGCGGCCAACAAGCACTTGACCCCCACCACCTTGGAGCTGGGTGGCAAAAG CCCCTGCTACATTGACAAATCGGTGGAGCTGCGCACTGCGGTCAAGCGCATCCTGTGGGGCAAGCTGATTAACTGTGGACAGACTTGCATCGCTCCGGACTACATCCTCTGCTCCAAGGAGGTGCAGGAGAAGTTCATCGCGGAGGCCAAGGACGTGCTGAAGGAGTGGTACGGCGAAAATATCCAAAGCAGTCCCGATCTTAGCCGCGTGATCAACGCCAACAACTTCCA GCGCCTTCTTGGCCTGATGAAGTCTGGCCGCGTGGCCGTTGGTGGTAACTACGATGCCAGCGAGCGTTACATCGACCCCACCATCTTGGTGGACGTGAAGGAGAGCGACCCCATCATGGAGGAGGAGATCTTCGGTCCTATCTTGCCCATCTTCAACGTGGAGAGTGCCTACGACGCCATCAAGTTCATCAATGCCAG AGAAAAGCCACTTGTAATTTACGTGTTCTCCAACTCGAATAAGCTAGTTAAGGAGTTCAGGAGCAACACCACTAGCGGCGGATTCTGCAGCAACGAAACCATAATGCACTGTGGAG TTGATGTGCTGCCTTTCGGAGGCGTTGGCATGAGTGGCATGGGCAGCTATCACGGAAAATACGGCTTCGAGACCTTCACACACAAAAAGTCTTGCCTGGGCAAGGATTTATCCGCGTTTGGCGAGAAGTTGGCATC AGCTCGCTACCCACCGTACTCGGACCGCAAGGGATCGCTGCTCTCCTTCCTGCTGCGCAAGCGCCGTCCGCTGCCCAACCTGCATCTGAGCCACGTGCTGGCCATCGGACTGGGAGTCGGATTGACGGTGCTGGCCAACTACTACCTACAGGTAAGGAAG GGCAAGTTGCTGTCGAAGTAA
- the LOC120454278 gene encoding aldehyde dehydrogenase, dimeric NADP-preferring isoform X6, which translates to MFDNAIKPHPEVNGVPLNGADRPITTVINIEPEPEIESPIGIFTSQPERQQQPELQSESDRMANFDDTLQRARLAFSSGKTRNVNFRRKQLENLLRCYEEHENEIISALEADLRRPKQESLIVETEFMKNDIKHILFHLDEWVQSEKPSKSFVNLMDDVQIYNDPFGVVLVIGAWNYPLQLLLVPVASAIAAGNCVVIKPSEIAANCAKFIADVIPKYLDNDCYPVVCGGPSETAELLNQRFDYIFYTGSTRVGKIIHAAANKHLTPTTLELGGKSPCYIDKSVELRTAVKRILWGKLINCGQTCIAPDYILCSKEVQEKFIAEAKDVLKEWYGENIQSSPDLSRVINANNFQRLLGLMKSGRVAVGGNYDASERYIDPTILVDVKESDPIMEEEIFGPILPIFNVESAYDAIKFINARESPLVLYIFTSETEVQNLFINGTQSGGLCVNDTIMHYAVDVLPFGGVGMSGMGSYHGKYGFETFTHKKSCLGKDLSAFGEKLASARYPPYSDRKGSLLSFLLRKRRPLPNLHLSHVLAIGLGVGLTVLANYYLQKSSTD; encoded by the exons ATGTTTGACAATGCGATTAAACCTCATCCGGAGGTCAATGGAGTTCCATTAAACG GAGCAGATCGGCCGATAACAACCGTCATTAATATAG aaccagaaccagaaatCGAAAGTCCAATTGGGATCTTCACATCACAACCGgaaaggcaacaacaacccGAACTCCAATCCGAATCCGACAGAATGGCCAATTTCGACGAT ACATTGCAACGCGCCCGCCTCGCCTTTTCCAGTGGAAAGACCAGGAACGTCAACTTTCG ACGCAAGCAGCTGGAGAATCTGCTGCGTTGCTATGAGGAGCACGAGAACGAGATCATCAGCGCCTTGGAGGCGGATCTGCGGCGTCCCAAGCAGGAGAGTCTCATCGTGGAGACCGAGTTTATGAAGAACGACATCAAGCACATCCTATTCCACCTCGACGAGTGGGTGCAGTCGGAAAAG CCCTCCAAGTCGTTTGTGAACCTAATGGACGACGTGCAGATCTACAATGACCCCTTCGGAGTTGTCCTTGTGATCGGCGCCTGGAATTAcccactgcagctgctgctggtgccCGTGGCTTCCGCCATCGCCGCCGGAAACTGTGTGGTGATCAAGCCCAGCGAGATTGCTGCTAACTGCGCCAAGTTCATTGCCGATGTCATTCCAAAATATTTGGATAAT GATTGCTATCCAGTTGTCTGCGGTGGCCCCAGCGAAACCGCGGAGCTGCTTAACCAGCGTTTCGACTACATCTTCTACACGGGCTCCACGCGCGTAGGCAAGATCATCCACGCTGCGGCCAACAAGCACTTGACCCCCACCACCTTGGAGCTGGGTGGCAAAAG CCCCTGCTACATTGACAAATCGGTGGAGCTGCGCACTGCGGTCAAGCGCATCCTGTGGGGCAAGCTGATTAACTGTGGACAGACTTGCATCGCTCCGGACTACATCCTCTGCTCCAAGGAGGTGCAGGAGAAGTTCATCGCGGAGGCCAAGGACGTGCTGAAGGAGTGGTACGGCGAAAATATCCAAAGCAGTCCCGATCTTAGCCGCGTGATCAACGCCAACAACTTCCA GCGCCTTCTTGGCCTGATGAAGTCTGGCCGCGTGGCCGTTGGTGGTAACTACGATGCCAGCGAGCGTTACATCGACCCCACCATCTTGGTGGACGTGAAGGAGAGCGACCCCATCATGGAGGAGGAGATCTTCGGTCCTATCTTGCCCATCTTCAACGTGGAGAGTGCCTACGACGCCATCAAGTTCATCAATGCCAG AGAGAGTCCACTTGTCCTGTATATTTTCACATCGGAAACAGAGGTTCAGAATCTGTTCATAAACGGCACCCAGTCGGGCGGACTGTGCGTGAACGACACGATAATGCATTATGCCG TTGATGTGCTGCCTTTCGGAGGCGTTGGCATGAGTGGCATGGGCAGCTATCACGGAAAATACGGCTTCGAGACCTTCACACACAAAAAGTCTTGCCTGGGCAAGGATTTATCCGCGTTTGGCGAGAAGTTGGCATC AGCTCGCTACCCACCGTACTCGGACCGCAAGGGATCGCTGCTCTCCTTCCTGCTGCGCAAGCGCCGTCCGCTGCCCAACCTGCATCTGAGCCACGTGCTGGCCATCGGACTGGGAGTCGGATTGACGGTGCTGGCCAACTACTACCTACAG AAAAGCTCAACTGATTAA
- the LOC120454278 gene encoding aldehyde dehydrogenase, dimeric NADP-preferring isoform X3: MFDNAIKPHPEVNGVPLNGADRPITTVINIEPEPEIESPIGIFTSQPERQQQPELQSESDRMANFDDTLQRARLAFSSGKTRNVNFRRKQLENLLRCYEEHENEIISALEADLRRPKQESLIVETEFMKNDIKHILFHLDEWVQSEKPSKSFVNLMDDVQIYNDPFGVVLVIGAWNYPLQLLLVPVASAIAAGNCVVIKPSEIAANCAKFIADVIPKYLDNDCYPVVCGGPSETAELLNQRFDYIFYTGSTRVGKIIHAAANKHLTPTTLELGGKSPCYIDKSVELRTAVKRILWGKLINCGQTCIAPDYILCSKEVQEKFIAEAKDVLKEWYGENIQSSPDLSRVINANNFQRLLGLMKSGRVAVGGNYDASERYIDPTILVDVKESDPIMEEEIFGPILPIFNVESAYDAIKFINAREKPLVIYVFSNSNKLVKEFRSNTTSGGFCSNETIMHCGVDVLPFGGVGMSGMGSYHGKYGFETFTHKKSCLGKDLSAFGEKLASARYPPYSDRKGSLLSFLLRKRRPLPNLHLSHVLAIGLGVGLTVLANYYLQGKLLSK, translated from the exons ATGTTTGACAATGCGATTAAACCTCATCCGGAGGTCAATGGAGTTCCATTAAACG GAGCAGATCGGCCGATAACAACCGTCATTAATATAG aaccagaaccagaaatCGAAAGTCCAATTGGGATCTTCACATCACAACCGgaaaggcaacaacaacccGAACTCCAATCCGAATCCGACAGAATGGCCAATTTCGACGAT ACATTGCAACGCGCCCGCCTCGCCTTTTCCAGTGGAAAGACCAGGAACGTCAACTTTCG ACGCAAGCAGCTGGAGAATCTGCTGCGTTGCTATGAGGAGCACGAGAACGAGATCATCAGCGCCTTGGAGGCGGATCTGCGGCGTCCCAAGCAGGAGAGTCTCATCGTGGAGACCGAGTTTATGAAGAACGACATCAAGCACATCCTATTCCACCTCGACGAGTGGGTGCAGTCGGAAAAG CCCTCCAAGTCGTTTGTGAACCTAATGGACGACGTGCAGATCTACAATGACCCCTTCGGAGTTGTCCTTGTGATCGGCGCCTGGAATTAcccactgcagctgctgctggtgccCGTGGCTTCCGCCATCGCCGCCGGAAACTGTGTGGTGATCAAGCCCAGCGAGATTGCTGCTAACTGCGCCAAGTTCATTGCCGATGTCATTCCAAAATATTTGGATAAT GATTGCTATCCAGTTGTCTGCGGTGGCCCCAGCGAAACCGCGGAGCTGCTTAACCAGCGTTTCGACTACATCTTCTACACGGGCTCCACGCGCGTAGGCAAGATCATCCACGCTGCGGCCAACAAGCACTTGACCCCCACCACCTTGGAGCTGGGTGGCAAAAG CCCCTGCTACATTGACAAATCGGTGGAGCTGCGCACTGCGGTCAAGCGCATCCTGTGGGGCAAGCTGATTAACTGTGGACAGACTTGCATCGCTCCGGACTACATCCTCTGCTCCAAGGAGGTGCAGGAGAAGTTCATCGCGGAGGCCAAGGACGTGCTGAAGGAGTGGTACGGCGAAAATATCCAAAGCAGTCCCGATCTTAGCCGCGTGATCAACGCCAACAACTTCCA GCGCCTTCTTGGCCTGATGAAGTCTGGCCGCGTGGCCGTTGGTGGTAACTACGATGCCAGCGAGCGTTACATCGACCCCACCATCTTGGTGGACGTGAAGGAGAGCGACCCCATCATGGAGGAGGAGATCTTCGGTCCTATCTTGCCCATCTTCAACGTGGAGAGTGCCTACGACGCCATCAAGTTCATCAATGCCAG AGAAAAGCCACTTGTAATTTACGTGTTCTCCAACTCGAATAAGCTAGTTAAGGAGTTCAGGAGCAACACCACTAGCGGCGGATTCTGCAGCAACGAAACCATAATGCACTGTGGAG TTGATGTGCTGCCTTTCGGAGGCGTTGGCATGAGTGGCATGGGCAGCTATCACGGAAAATACGGCTTCGAGACCTTCACACACAAAAAGTCTTGCCTGGGCAAGGATTTATCCGCGTTTGGCGAGAAGTTGGCATC AGCTCGCTACCCACCGTACTCGGACCGCAAGGGATCGCTGCTCTCCTTCCTGCTGCGCAAGCGCCGTCCGCTGCCCAACCTGCATCTGAGCCACGTGCTGGCCATCGGACTGGGAGTCGGATTGACGGTGCTGGCCAACTACTACCTACAG GGCAAGTTGCTGTCGAAGTAA